A single region of the Gossypium arboreum isolate Shixiya-1 chromosome 12, ASM2569848v2, whole genome shotgun sequence genome encodes:
- the LOC108485197 gene encoding anthocyanidin 3-O-glucosyltransferase 5 codes for MLALVFVSDMESKLETHVVLLSSPGLGHLTPVLKLAKRLATLSNSKVTIFVVPSLSAAESLVIQSFMSLNLCRIILLPPPDISHLVHADAAVVTRIVVIMREIKPAFSSAVSALSVPPTLLLIVDLFGYESMDIADQFKIPKFVYIPSHAWFLALTLYLPVLDEVVKGEYVDEKDALFIPGCRPLQLEDVVDPMLCRSDQQYLEYLNMGIKIPMADGILLNTWEELEPATLEALRDDKLWGGISKAPIYPVGPMVTTPNRPIDSNKSEMFHWLDKQLSESVLYISFGSEGILTKELALGLELSQQRFIWVVRTPVVGKSCHGSFFTVGNDCNDERLAGYLPEGFLGWSNNMGLIISDWAPQVEILRHQSVGGFLSHCGWNSTLESITHGVPLIAWPLYAEQRMNATLLVEELKIAVRSKTLPSKEIVEREEIKLMVKRLMDDEEGHAMRARVKQLKLSGEKAWNHNGSSFKVLAQLMR; via the coding sequence ATGCTGGCTCTTGTTTTTGTTTCAGACATGGAAAGTAAATTGGAGACTCACGTAGTACTGTTATCAAGCCCTGGTTTAGGCCACCTTACTCCAGTCCTGAAGCTTGCAAAGCGCCTAGCCACTCTGTCTAATTCCAAGGTAACCATCTTCGTTGTTCCTTCACTATCAGCCGCAGAATCTCTGGTAATCCAATCGTTTATGAGCCTGAACCTATGTCGAATCATCCTTCTCCCACCACCCGATATTTCTCACCTTGTCCATGCTGATGCCGCGGTGGTTACTCGAATAGTTGTTATTATGCGTGAAATTAAACCAGCTTTTTCATCTGCTGTCTCTGCTTTGAGTGTCCCTCCAACACTTCTTCTCATTGTTGATTTATTCGGATATGAAAGTATGGACATCGCCGATCAATTTAAGATTCCCAAGTTTGTTTACATCCCCTCGCATGCATGGTTTCTTGCTTTGACTTTATATCTTCCGGTTCTCGATGAGGTTGTCAAGGGAGAGTACGTTGATGAAAAGGATGCTTTGTTTATCCCCGGATGTAGGCCTCTTCAACTTGAAGATGTAGTAGATCCAATGTTATGTCGATCTGATCAACAATACTTGGAATATTTAAATATGGGGATTAAGATCCCAATGGCAGATGGGATTTTGCTTAACACATGGGAGGAGCTGGAACCAGCAACGCTTGAAGCTTTGAGAGATGATAAGCTCTGGGGTGGTATCAGCAAGGCTCCAATCTATCCAGTTGGGCCAATGGTAACAACGCCAAACAGACCAATTGACTCGAACAAAAGTGAAATGTTTCATTGGCTAGACAAGCAACTGAGTGAGTCTGTTTTGTACATATCATTTGGGAGTGAGGGGATATTGACAAAAGAGTTGGCTTTGGGTTTAGAGCTAAGCCAACAAAGGTTCATTTGGGTGGTCCGAACACCAGTTGTTGGAAAATCCTGTCATGGGTCATTTTTCACCGTTGGAAATGACTGCAATGATGAAAGATTAGCAGGCTATTTGCCTGAAGGATTCTTGGGCTGGAGCAACAATATGGGACTGATAATCTCTGATTGGGCTCCACAGGTTGAAATTTTGAGGCATCAATCAGTTGGGGGATTTTTGTCGCACTGTGGGTGGAATTCGACCTTAGAAAGTATCACCCATGGAGTACCCTTGATAGCTTGGCCCCTATATGCAGAACAGAGAATGAATGCTACTTTGTTGGTAGAAGAGCTGAAAATAGCAGTGCGATCCAAAACATTGCCATCAAAGGAAATTGTAGAAAGAGAGGAGATAAAGTTGATGGTGAAAAGGCTAATGGATGATGAAGAAGGGCATGCAATGAGAGCTAGAGTCAAACAACTCAAATTGAGTGGAGAAAAAGCTTGGAATCACAATGGTTCTTCTTTTAAAGTGTTAGCTCAATTAATGCGTTAA